One region of Xylanimonas ulmi genomic DNA includes:
- a CDS encoding fumarylacetoacetate hydrolase family protein has product MLDDATRTAIADELARAEADRAVVPLLTRRHPRMTVEDSYAVQNTWRKRGIEAGRRPVGRKIGLTSKVMQAATGITEPDYGAIFADMVFESGAVIEHARFSNVRIEVELAFVLGEGLRGPHVTVLDVLRATEYVVPALEILSSRVELAGRTIVDTIADNAAMGAMVYGGNPVAVGDVDLRWVSALLYRNEAIEESGVAAAVLGHPATGVAWLANKLAQHDDALSAGEMVLAGSFTRPVWVDPGDTVLADYRELGTISCRFV; this is encoded by the coding sequence GTGCTTGACGACGCGACGCGGACCGCCATCGCCGACGAGCTCGCGCGCGCGGAGGCGGACCGCGCCGTCGTCCCGCTGCTGACGCGGCGCCACCCGCGCATGACCGTCGAGGACTCCTACGCCGTCCAGAACACCTGGCGCAAGCGCGGCATCGAGGCGGGGCGGCGCCCGGTGGGCCGCAAGATCGGGCTGACCTCGAAGGTCATGCAGGCGGCCACGGGCATCACCGAGCCCGACTACGGCGCGATCTTCGCGGACATGGTGTTCGAGAGCGGCGCGGTCATCGAGCACGCGCGCTTCTCGAACGTGCGGATCGAGGTCGAGCTCGCGTTCGTCCTCGGCGAAGGGCTGCGGGGCCCGCACGTCACGGTGCTCGACGTGCTGCGGGCGACCGAGTACGTCGTGCCCGCGCTCGAGATCCTGTCCTCGCGCGTCGAGCTGGCCGGGCGCACGATCGTCGACACCATCGCCGACAACGCCGCGATGGGAGCGATGGTCTACGGCGGCAACCCGGTGGCGGTCGGCGACGTCGACCTGCGGTGGGTCTCGGCCCTGCTGTACCGCAACGAGGCGATCGAGGAGTCGGGCGTCGCCGCGGCCGTGCTCGGCCATCCGGCGACGGGCGTCGCCTGGCTCGCCAACAAGCTCGCGCAGCACGACGACGCGCTGAGCGCCGGGGAGATGGTGCTCGCCGGCTCGTTCACGCGGCCCGTGTGGGTCGATCCCGGCGACACCGTGCTGGCCGACTACCGCGAACTGGGGACCATCTCATGTCGATTCGTCTGA
- a CDS encoding HpcH/HpaI aldolase family protein yields the protein MSIRLTPPPTLRDRLAHADAPLAGMWVCSGSPLVAEICAGSGIDWVLVDAEHAPIGLETTTAILQAMAPYPATAVVRVASNDPVTIKQHLDLGAQTLLVPMVDTPEQAEAAVRAARYPPRGVRGVGSALARGARWSRVEEYLTRADELVSVLVQVESSEAVANAGAIAAVDGVDGVFVGPSDLAASMGLLGQQTHPDVVAAVLRAFDAVGQVGVPVGVNAFDPTVAETYLGAGAAFVLVGADVATLARGSEALAERWASGAVGRGAPEAPSR from the coding sequence ATGTCGATTCGTCTGACGCCTCCGCCGACCCTCCGCGACCGCCTGGCCCACGCCGACGCCCCGCTGGCGGGGATGTGGGTGTGCTCCGGCAGCCCGCTCGTCGCCGAGATCTGCGCGGGCTCGGGGATCGACTGGGTGTTGGTCGACGCCGAGCACGCACCGATCGGGCTGGAGACGACGACGGCGATCCTGCAGGCCATGGCGCCCTACCCGGCGACCGCGGTGGTGCGGGTCGCGTCGAACGACCCGGTGACGATCAAGCAACACCTCGACCTCGGAGCGCAGACGCTGCTCGTGCCCATGGTCGACACGCCCGAGCAGGCCGAGGCGGCCGTGCGCGCGGCGCGCTACCCGCCGCGCGGCGTGCGCGGCGTGGGCAGCGCGCTGGCCCGCGGGGCGCGCTGGAGCCGGGTCGAGGAGTACCTGACGCGCGCTGACGAGCTCGTCAGCGTGCTCGTGCAGGTCGAGTCCAGCGAGGCTGTCGCGAACGCGGGCGCGATCGCCGCCGTCGACGGGGTGGACGGCGTGTTCGTCGGCCCCTCCGACCTCGCCGCCTCGATGGGTCTGTTGGGGCAGCAGACGCACCCTGACGTCGTGGCGGCCGTGCTGCGGGCCTTCGACGCGGTCGGGCAGGTGGGCGTTCCCGTGGGGGTCAACGCCTTCGACCCGACGGTGGCCGAGACCTACCTCGGCGCAGGCGCGGCGTTCGTGCTGGTCGGCGCCGACGTCGCGACCCTGGCGCGCGGCAGCGAGGCGCTCGCCGAGCGTTGGGCCTCGGGCGCGGTGGGTCGCGGCGCGCCCGAGGCGCCGTCGCGTTGA